CAAGAAACTAAAACGATGCCGTCTAAATATATCAATCATATCTAGAACTCTATGCACAGTAAATTAGAAGTGCATCCTTCTCTCTACCATCAATGCCAATATTCTCTCGCTGAGCAAAAACTGATACGGAGAAAAAATAAATAGTAATGTTGAAGGATCTAAACAatgctagctctgataccatatcacAGAATTACTGAATAGTATTATTCTCCAATGCATTCTCCCGTGGAGTGTGCAAATATATAGAAAGAATACAAGCAACCGTGTGCTCTAAAATAGTAGTTACGGGTATAACCAAATATAAATAGTGGTCTAAATGAACTAACAAACTATAACAAATCAAACAAATATCAATAACAACAGACCATATGGGTAATGATGGAATATACCAACAATAAATTTATAAGTGAAGATGTTTGAATTTAGAGTAAAACCATATTGATTATCTAGCATATATatctttaataaaattatattaaatatatggAAATAATATTTTTCTCTTGATACATTTTATGTTACTTTATTGAAGAGATATATACTAGTAATCTGCTAATCTAAGATGTTATTATCATTTATCCACCATTTAGTTTCAAGTACAACAAAACCTTCCAATCCAATAGCTTTGGTCAAAGTTTATTAAAATACTCATGAAAAATACTAGAGTTTGTTCTTAAATGATTGGTTGAAAACCGAATGCTTCACAAGATAATAGAATAGTTATCACAACAGAAAACAAAGACATTGTTGATatgtttattaatatttattaatctgAGATGTTATTAGATAACTTATCTAGCATCCAGTCTAAGAGATACTAAAAAGCATTTCAATTGAATAGCAGTCAGTGAAACATGAGAAACATGAAGGTTTCTCTTTCTTCTTAGATGAAGGATTGGAAAAGTCAAAAAATATTGAAAAGCTTTACTTTTTATACATATGTTAAAAAAACATGATTTGTTGTGTTGTATTCAAACAAGACACATTAATGATTATTATAATGTTATTATCATGTAAGCTATCTACTATTCAATTTCAAGTACATTGAAACCTTTCAATTGAATAGCTGTCGGTCAAAGGTTATTAAAATACTCAAAAAAACTTGAGTTTCTTTTTCTCCTTAAATAATTGATTAAAAACTAAATGCTTCAGAACATAAGAGAATACTGATagcaacagaaaaaaaaaaaaaaaaacagcatTACTGATatgtaatttattaatttattaatctaAGATGTTATTATACAACCTATCTACTATTCGACCTAAGAAATACAAAAAAACGTTTCGATTGAATAACAATCAGTCAAAAATTACTCATGAGAAACACGAGGGTTTCTCTTTCTCCTTAAACGAAGGATTGTAAACCAATTGATTGCCGTGAACAGTTTTAATCGTAGACAATGGCAGATGATAGTCAACTTCAATGTTCCCTTGGTTTGCACAAGGCCATATAACACCCTTTCTAGACCTAGCCAAGAGCCTCCTCACTTTTGGCCTCAAAATTTCATTCGTCTCAACTCTGATTAACATTGCACGGATTTAAAAGAAGATAGTGCCTCGAATTGAGCTAGTGGAGCTCCAATTGCCACCTGTGCACGGTATACCTACAGGTGTTTGAGTCCATGACAAGTTTATCCGAGATAGGAAGAACAGACTTAGTGCCGCTTCTCTTCCAAGCGTTAGATCTTCGCGAGTAGTCTTTTGGAGTGCTGCTGAAACTCCTTTCCCCAGATTTTGTCATATTTGATGCGACACTGTGCTGGACTCCTCGGGTTGCCGAAAAAATGGGCATTCCCACCATAAATTTCATAGTAGTTGGCATGGCGGCCATGAGTTTTGCAATACGACACAACAGGCAACGACTGCCCGATATTCCAATGGCCGAGGATCTAACTATACCGCTACCCGGATTCCCCTCATTGGTTGTCCGCTTTCGAACCTTTGAAGCCCGGAAGGAAAGTAAGGGCCTCACCTTCACAAACCGCCTTTCTATCTCTGTGGAGGAAAGCTGGGCAATGCTTAGCAATACTTGCCGAGAGTTGGAAGGCAAATTTGTGGACTATTTTGAAAGAAGCACCGAGCGGTTCATGTTTCCCGTGGGGATTTCCATGCCCAGCCTGCCACCTCGGCTTGATGCAGACCGTTGCTTGGCCTGGCTGGACAGGCAACCCGATTGTTTTGTTGTGTTTGCGTGTTTCGGCAGTGAATGCCCTCTCACCACCCAAGATCTCGCTACTCTCCTGTTGGGGTTGGAGGAAAGTGAAATTTCATTCCTGTGTGGTCTTTTTGGCCACGCGGGGGCTGAGTTGCAGAGTGTCTAAGGTTCGCACCCATGGCAGAAGACTCGTGGTTGCAGAGTAGGTGCCTCAATTGCACATTTTAAACCATCCTTCCACTAGAGCTTTTCTTTCACATTGTGGGTGGAATTTTGTGACAGAAGGCCTGAGATCTGGATTGCCAATTGTTGCTCTTCTAATCCAGTTCGACTAGCCTTTAGTTGCTAGGCTAATTACTGACGAATTGAAGATGGGAGTGGAAGTTAAAAGAAACGAGGAGGATGGTTCTTTCACTAAGGAGGATGGTTCTTTCACTAAGGAGGACGTAGCTAAATCTGTTAGAGCTCTGATGGTGGAGGAAGAAGCCAAATGGATTAAATCCAATGTCGAGGAAATTAGTAGGGTGCTGACCAGTAACGATTGCCAAGTCCGTCAACAAACATCAGCAACTTTGTCTCTGTGCTCAAAGACAAAGCCTTCAGCAAACAAACTGTTTGATAAATATGTCTACGTTTATATCTATATCCATAtttatatctctattgaatgttgtcaAGGTTGCTAGTTTTCACATGTTTTAGTTTCTTTTAAAGGGAAGAAAATAGATGTTTCCCTTATTGTATTCTTTTCAGTCTGTTTGAAATAGTAGAACTATTTCGTTGGACTATTAAAGTTTACATTAAGAAGACTTTCTTAATGACTTGTAATTTTTAAGTAGTTTAAtattgttgttattaaataatttgTTATTTTGTTGTAGG
This Cryptomeria japonica unplaced genomic scaffold, Sugi_1.0 HiC_scaffold_1174, whole genome shotgun sequence DNA region includes the following protein-coding sequences:
- the LOC131065348 gene encoding UDP-glycosyltransferase 79B30-like; protein product: MGIPTINFIVVGMAAMSFAIRHNRQRLPDIPMAEDLTIPLPGFPSLVVRFRTFEARKESKGLTFTNRLSISVEESWAMLSNTCRELEGKFVDYFERSTERFMFPVGISMPSLPPRLDADRCLAWLDRQPDCFVVFACFGSECPLTTQDLATLLLGLEESEISFLCGLFGHAGAELQSV